One genomic region from Myripristis murdjan chromosome 7, fMyrMur1.1, whole genome shotgun sequence encodes:
- the LOC115362707 gene encoding C4b-binding protein alpha chain-like isoform X5 yields MKPVGVSYLLLLSTISLTGIAQAQNCSVPVAGPNMHLSENDIFTTHFENGSEVTFVCDVGYASAGGARKIICIAGTWSQVNLKCERKNCGSPGEVENGEFLYQDTLFGDKAVARCNPGYMMVGQNERICRDGGWSGRVPVCEVVTCEPPPQVENASPFTPQRDSYSYRDVVQYKCQKDFTLNGSSSLTCSENGHFTPDPPKCIKVICEDPNIANAHFESGARPPYGYKAFVVFRCNTGFVMEGRPGLTCTIDGQWSPKPPICKLDATVPPPTGSSHSHAVGIGIGVAVAVACGFALMMVCYNGV; encoded by the exons ATGAAGCCCGTGGGCGTGTCTTACCTGCTCCTGCTGAGCACTATCAGCCTTACTGGCATCGCTCAAG CTCAGAACTGCTCCGTACCAGTCGCAGGACCCAACATGCATTTGAGTGAAAATGACATATTCACAACACATTTCGAAAATGGATCAGAAGTTACCTTTGTCTGTGATGTTGGCTATGCATCTGCGGGAGGCGCTCGGAAGATCATCTGTATTGCTGGCACTTGGAGTCAAGTCAATCTGAAATGCGAGA GGAAAAATTGTGGCTCCCCTGGAGAAGTGGAAAATGGAGAGTTCCTATATCAAGATACTCTGTTTGGGGACAAGGCTGTGGCTCGGTGCAATCCTGG TTACATGATGGTTGGCCAAAATGAAAGGATTTGTAGAGACGGAGGTTGGTCTGGCCGGGTGCCTGTATGTGAAG tggtGACTTGTGAGCCGCCGCCTCAGGTGGAGAATGCATCCCCTTTCACTCCGCAGAGAGACAGCTACAGTTACAGAGATGTTGTACAATACAAGTGTCAAAAAGATTTCACACTCAACGGATCATCATCATTAACTTGTtcagaaaatggacatttcacACCAGATCCTCCAAAATGTATCA AGGTTATTTGTGAGGATCCTAATATTGCAAATGCTCACTTTGAGAGTGGTGCTCGACCCCCTTATGGATACAAGGCGTTTGTCGTGTTCCGGTGTAATACTGGATTTGTTATGGAAGGGAGACCTGGTCTGACATGTACAATTGATGGCCAGTGGTCGCCTAAACCTCCAATATGTAAAC TTGATGCCACTGTTCCTCCCCCCACTGGGTCGTCCC ACAGCCACGCAGTTGGTATTGGTATtggtgttgctgttgctgttg
- the LOC115362707 gene encoding membrane cofactor protein-like isoform X1: MKPVGVSYLLLLSTISLTGIAQAQNCSVPVAGPNMHLSENDIFTTHFENGSEVTFVCDVGYASAGGARKIICIAGTWSQVNLKCERKNCGSPGEVENGEFLYQDTLFGDKAVARCNPGYMMVGQNERICRDGGWSGRVPVCEVVTCEPPPQVENASPFTPQRDSYSYRDVVQYKCQKDFTLNGSSSLTCSENGHFTPDPPKCIKVICEDPNIANAHFESGARPPYGYKAFVVFRCNTGFVMEGRPGLTCTIDGQWSPKPPICKQAPTTMTPTTTTTTTTTTTTTHRPNRTPPSVDATVPPPTGSSHSHAVGIGIGVAVAVVIVATGIYLYAKRNSKKKNHTLGDDDAGKSHQKDQQEPLALAPADLP, from the exons ATGAAGCCCGTGGGCGTGTCTTACCTGCTCCTGCTGAGCACTATCAGCCTTACTGGCATCGCTCAAG CTCAGAACTGCTCCGTACCAGTCGCAGGACCCAACATGCATTTGAGTGAAAATGACATATTCACAACACATTTCGAAAATGGATCAGAAGTTACCTTTGTCTGTGATGTTGGCTATGCATCTGCGGGAGGCGCTCGGAAGATCATCTGTATTGCTGGCACTTGGAGTCAAGTCAATCTGAAATGCGAGA GGAAAAATTGTGGCTCCCCTGGAGAAGTGGAAAATGGAGAGTTCCTATATCAAGATACTCTGTTTGGGGACAAGGCTGTGGCTCGGTGCAATCCTGG TTACATGATGGTTGGCCAAAATGAAAGGATTTGTAGAGACGGAGGTTGGTCTGGCCGGGTGCCTGTATGTGAAG tggtGACTTGTGAGCCGCCGCCTCAGGTGGAGAATGCATCCCCTTTCACTCCGCAGAGAGACAGCTACAGTTACAGAGATGTTGTACAATACAAGTGTCAAAAAGATTTCACACTCAACGGATCATCATCATTAACTTGTtcagaaaatggacatttcacACCAGATCCTCCAAAATGTATCA AGGTTATTTGTGAGGATCCTAATATTGCAAATGCTCACTTTGAGAGTGGTGCTCGACCCCCTTATGGATACAAGGCGTTTGTCGTGTTCCGGTGTAATACTGGATTTGTTATGGAAGGGAGACCTGGTCTGACATGTACAATTGATGGCCAGTGGTCGCCTAAACCTCCAATATGTAAAC AAGCGCCAACCACAATGACACccactacaaccactactacaacaactactacaacCACCACTCATCGCCCAAACAGAACGCCACCCTCAG TTGATGCCACTGTTCCTCCCCCCACTGGGTCGTCCC ACAGCCACGCAGTTGGTATTGGTATtggtgttgctgttgctgttg TGATAGTTGCCACTGGCATTTATTTGTATGCAAAAAGAAACTCCAAGAAGAAAAACCA
- the LOC115362708 gene encoding C4b-binding protein alpha chain-like isoform X2, whose product MKPVGVSFLLLLSTISLTGIAQAQDCSVPVGGPNMHLSENDIFTTHFENGSEVTFVCDVGYASAGGARKITCTAGTWSQVSLKCEMVTCEPPPQVENASPFTPQRDSYSYRNVVKYKCQKDFTLNGSSSLTCSENGHFTPDPPKCIKVICEDPNIANAHWESGARPPYGYKEFVVFRCNTGFVMEGRPGLTCTIDGQWSPKPPICKLDATVPPPTGPPHSHGVGEGELHSAVVN is encoded by the exons ATGAAGCCCGTGGGCGTGTCTTTCCTACTCCTGCTGAGCACTATCAGCCTTACTGGCATCGCTCAAG CTCAGGACTGCTCTGTACCAGTCGGAGGACCCAACATGCATTTGAGTGAAAATGACATATTCACAACACATTTCGAAAATGGATCAGAAGTTACCTTTGTCTGTGATGTTGGCTATGCATCTGCGGGAGGCGCTCGGAAGATCACCTGTACTGCTGGCACTTGGAGTCAAGTCAGTCTGAAATGCGAGA tggtGACTTGTGAGCCGCCGCCTCAGGTGGAGAATGCATCCCCTTTCACTCCGCAGAGAGACAGCTACAGTTACAGAAACGTTGTAAAATACAAGTGTCAAAAAGATTTCACACTCAACGGATCATCATCATTAACTTGTtcagaaaatggacatttcacACCAGATCCTCCAAAATGTATCA AGGTTATTTGTGAGGATCCTAATATTGCAAATGCTCACTGGGAGAGTGGTGCTCGACCCCCTTATGGATACAAGGAGTTTGTTGTGTTCCGGTGTAATACTGGATTTGTTATGGAAGGGAGACCGGGTCTGACATGTACAATTGATGGCCAGTGGTCACCTAAACCTCCAATATGTAAAC TTGATGCCACTGTTCCTCCCCCCACTGGGCCGCCCC ACAGCCACGGAGTTGGTGAGGGTGAGCTTCACTCTGCTGTGGTCAActaa
- the LOC115362707 gene encoding C4b-binding protein alpha chain-like isoform X4, producing MKPVGVSYLLLLSTISLTGIAQAQNCSVPVAGPNMHLSENDIFTTHFENGSEVTFVCDVGYASAGGARKIICIAGTWSQVNLKCERKNCGSPGEVENGEFLYQDTLFGDKAVARCNPGYMMVGQNERICRDGGWSGRVPVCEVVTCEPPPQVENASPFTPQRDSYSYRDVVQYKCQKDFTLNGSSSLTCSENGHFTPDPPKCIKVICEDPNIANAHFESGARPPYGYKAFVVFRCNTGFVMEGRPGLTCTIDGQWSPKPPICKQAPTTMTPTTTTTTTTTTTTTHRPNRTPPSVDATVPPPTGSSHSHAVGIGIGVAVAVACGFALMMVCYNGV from the exons ATGAAGCCCGTGGGCGTGTCTTACCTGCTCCTGCTGAGCACTATCAGCCTTACTGGCATCGCTCAAG CTCAGAACTGCTCCGTACCAGTCGCAGGACCCAACATGCATTTGAGTGAAAATGACATATTCACAACACATTTCGAAAATGGATCAGAAGTTACCTTTGTCTGTGATGTTGGCTATGCATCTGCGGGAGGCGCTCGGAAGATCATCTGTATTGCTGGCACTTGGAGTCAAGTCAATCTGAAATGCGAGA GGAAAAATTGTGGCTCCCCTGGAGAAGTGGAAAATGGAGAGTTCCTATATCAAGATACTCTGTTTGGGGACAAGGCTGTGGCTCGGTGCAATCCTGG TTACATGATGGTTGGCCAAAATGAAAGGATTTGTAGAGACGGAGGTTGGTCTGGCCGGGTGCCTGTATGTGAAG tggtGACTTGTGAGCCGCCGCCTCAGGTGGAGAATGCATCCCCTTTCACTCCGCAGAGAGACAGCTACAGTTACAGAGATGTTGTACAATACAAGTGTCAAAAAGATTTCACACTCAACGGATCATCATCATTAACTTGTtcagaaaatggacatttcacACCAGATCCTCCAAAATGTATCA AGGTTATTTGTGAGGATCCTAATATTGCAAATGCTCACTTTGAGAGTGGTGCTCGACCCCCTTATGGATACAAGGCGTTTGTCGTGTTCCGGTGTAATACTGGATTTGTTATGGAAGGGAGACCTGGTCTGACATGTACAATTGATGGCCAGTGGTCGCCTAAACCTCCAATATGTAAAC AAGCGCCAACCACAATGACACccactacaaccactactacaacaactactacaacCACCACTCATCGCCCAAACAGAACGCCACCCTCAG TTGATGCCACTGTTCCTCCCCCCACTGGGTCGTCCC ACAGCCACGCAGTTGGTATTGGTATtggtgttgctgttgctgttg
- the LOC115362707 gene encoding membrane cofactor protein-like isoform X2 — protein sequence MKPVGVSYLLLLSTISLTGIAQAQNCSVPVAGPNMHLSENDIFTTHFENGSEVTFVCDVGYASAGGARKIICIAGTWSQVNLKCERKNCGSPGEVENGEFLYQDTLFGDKAVARCNPGYMMVGQNERICRDGGWSGRVPVCEVVTCEPPPQVENASPFTPQRDSYSYRDVVQYKCQKDFTLNGSSSLTCSENGHFTPDPPKCIKVICEDPNIANAHFESGARPPYGYKAFVVFRCNTGFVMEGRPGLTCTIDGQWSPKPPICKQAPTTMTPTTTTTTTTTTTTTHRPNRTPPSVDATVPPPTGSSHSHAVGIGIGVAVAVVIVATGIYLYAKRNSKKKNHLRICPNDGLL from the exons ATGAAGCCCGTGGGCGTGTCTTACCTGCTCCTGCTGAGCACTATCAGCCTTACTGGCATCGCTCAAG CTCAGAACTGCTCCGTACCAGTCGCAGGACCCAACATGCATTTGAGTGAAAATGACATATTCACAACACATTTCGAAAATGGATCAGAAGTTACCTTTGTCTGTGATGTTGGCTATGCATCTGCGGGAGGCGCTCGGAAGATCATCTGTATTGCTGGCACTTGGAGTCAAGTCAATCTGAAATGCGAGA GGAAAAATTGTGGCTCCCCTGGAGAAGTGGAAAATGGAGAGTTCCTATATCAAGATACTCTGTTTGGGGACAAGGCTGTGGCTCGGTGCAATCCTGG TTACATGATGGTTGGCCAAAATGAAAGGATTTGTAGAGACGGAGGTTGGTCTGGCCGGGTGCCTGTATGTGAAG tggtGACTTGTGAGCCGCCGCCTCAGGTGGAGAATGCATCCCCTTTCACTCCGCAGAGAGACAGCTACAGTTACAGAGATGTTGTACAATACAAGTGTCAAAAAGATTTCACACTCAACGGATCATCATCATTAACTTGTtcagaaaatggacatttcacACCAGATCCTCCAAAATGTATCA AGGTTATTTGTGAGGATCCTAATATTGCAAATGCTCACTTTGAGAGTGGTGCTCGACCCCCTTATGGATACAAGGCGTTTGTCGTGTTCCGGTGTAATACTGGATTTGTTATGGAAGGGAGACCTGGTCTGACATGTACAATTGATGGCCAGTGGTCGCCTAAACCTCCAATATGTAAAC AAGCGCCAACCACAATGACACccactacaaccactactacaacaactactacaacCACCACTCATCGCCCAAACAGAACGCCACCCTCAG TTGATGCCACTGTTCCTCCCCCCACTGGGTCGTCCC ACAGCCACGCAGTTGGTATTGGTATtggtgttgctgttgctgttg TGATAGTTGCCACTGGCATTTATTTGTATGCAAAAAGAAACTCCAAGAAGAAAAACCA
- the LOC115362707 gene encoding membrane cofactor protein-like isoform X3, which yields MKPVGVSYLLLLSTISLTGIAQAQNCSVPVAGPNMHLSENDIFTTHFENGSEVTFVCDVGYASAGGARKIICIAGTWSQVNLKCERKNCGSPGEVENGEFLYQDTLFGDKAVARCNPGYMMVGQNERICRDGGWSGRVPVCEVVTCEPPPQVENASPFTPQRDSYSYRDVVQYKCQKDFTLNGSSSLTCSENGHFTPDPPKCIKVICEDPNIANAHFESGARPPYGYKAFVVFRCNTGFVMEGRPGLTCTIDGQWSPKPPICKLDATVPPPTGSSHSHAVGIGIGVAVAVVIVATGIYLYAKRNSKKKNHTLGDDDAGKSHQKDQQEPLALAPADLP from the exons ATGAAGCCCGTGGGCGTGTCTTACCTGCTCCTGCTGAGCACTATCAGCCTTACTGGCATCGCTCAAG CTCAGAACTGCTCCGTACCAGTCGCAGGACCCAACATGCATTTGAGTGAAAATGACATATTCACAACACATTTCGAAAATGGATCAGAAGTTACCTTTGTCTGTGATGTTGGCTATGCATCTGCGGGAGGCGCTCGGAAGATCATCTGTATTGCTGGCACTTGGAGTCAAGTCAATCTGAAATGCGAGA GGAAAAATTGTGGCTCCCCTGGAGAAGTGGAAAATGGAGAGTTCCTATATCAAGATACTCTGTTTGGGGACAAGGCTGTGGCTCGGTGCAATCCTGG TTACATGATGGTTGGCCAAAATGAAAGGATTTGTAGAGACGGAGGTTGGTCTGGCCGGGTGCCTGTATGTGAAG tggtGACTTGTGAGCCGCCGCCTCAGGTGGAGAATGCATCCCCTTTCACTCCGCAGAGAGACAGCTACAGTTACAGAGATGTTGTACAATACAAGTGTCAAAAAGATTTCACACTCAACGGATCATCATCATTAACTTGTtcagaaaatggacatttcacACCAGATCCTCCAAAATGTATCA AGGTTATTTGTGAGGATCCTAATATTGCAAATGCTCACTTTGAGAGTGGTGCTCGACCCCCTTATGGATACAAGGCGTTTGTCGTGTTCCGGTGTAATACTGGATTTGTTATGGAAGGGAGACCTGGTCTGACATGTACAATTGATGGCCAGTGGTCGCCTAAACCTCCAATATGTAAAC TTGATGCCACTGTTCCTCCCCCCACTGGGTCGTCCC ACAGCCACGCAGTTGGTATTGGTATtggtgttgctgttgctgttg TGATAGTTGCCACTGGCATTTATTTGTATGCAAAAAGAAACTCCAAGAAGAAAAACCA
- the LOC115362708 gene encoding C4b-binding protein alpha chain-like isoform X1: MKPVGVSFLLLLSTISLTGIAQAQDCSVPVGGPNMHLSENDIFTTHFENGSEVTFVCDVGYASAGGARKITCTAGTWSQVSLKCEMVTCEPPPQVENASPFTPQRDSYSYRNVVKYKCQKDFTLNGSSSLTCSENGHFTPDPPKCIKVICEDPNIANAHWESGARPPYGYKEFVVFRCNTGFVMEGRPGLTCTIDGQWSPKPPICKQVPTTVKPTTTTTTHRPKRTSPSVDATVPPPTGPPHSHGVGEGELHSAVVN; this comes from the exons ATGAAGCCCGTGGGCGTGTCTTTCCTACTCCTGCTGAGCACTATCAGCCTTACTGGCATCGCTCAAG CTCAGGACTGCTCTGTACCAGTCGGAGGACCCAACATGCATTTGAGTGAAAATGACATATTCACAACACATTTCGAAAATGGATCAGAAGTTACCTTTGTCTGTGATGTTGGCTATGCATCTGCGGGAGGCGCTCGGAAGATCACCTGTACTGCTGGCACTTGGAGTCAAGTCAGTCTGAAATGCGAGA tggtGACTTGTGAGCCGCCGCCTCAGGTGGAGAATGCATCCCCTTTCACTCCGCAGAGAGACAGCTACAGTTACAGAAACGTTGTAAAATACAAGTGTCAAAAAGATTTCACACTCAACGGATCATCATCATTAACTTGTtcagaaaatggacatttcacACCAGATCCTCCAAAATGTATCA AGGTTATTTGTGAGGATCCTAATATTGCAAATGCTCACTGGGAGAGTGGTGCTCGACCCCCTTATGGATACAAGGAGTTTGTTGTGTTCCGGTGTAATACTGGATTTGTTATGGAAGGGAGACCGGGTCTGACATGTACAATTGATGGCCAGTGGTCACCTAAACCTCCAATATGTAAAC AAGTGCCAACCACAGTGAAACCCACTACTACAACCACCACTCATCGCCCAAAAAGAACGTCACCCTCAG TTGATGCCACTGTTCCTCCCCCCACTGGGCCGCCCC ACAGCCACGGAGTTGGTGAGGGTGAGCTTCACTCTGCTGTGGTCAActaa